In the genome of Deltaproteobacteria bacterium, one region contains:
- a CDS encoding phosphoglycerate dehydrogenase — MTMKILICDGLDESGLDLLRSTEGLEVDTPEQLSLEQIADRLPQYDAMIIRSRTRVTEKMLQRADRLKVIGRAGTGVDNVDLPSASDKGILVMNTPGANAMAAAEHTLALMLALARHLPQAAQSVREGRWEKKRFLGTEICEQTLGVIGLGRIGSIVADRAMGMGMEVIGFDPYITPEAATKMGVTWVALDDLLARSDFITLHTPLTKETDRIINRSAIARMKPGARIINCARGGLIDEEALYEALQEGHIAGAALDVFSSEPPVNHPLVALSNVIATPHLGASSIQAQTNVARAIATQLIDYLLRGVIRNAVNFPNIGAKAFYPLRPYLILAEKLGSLQGQLSTFVERLEVETSGPDLEGLPLEPITQTVIKGFLEPVLAEKVTPVNAPILLQRRQIELITSSTSDTGGYSGMIMVRATGKGQVSSARGTVFPGEGPRLILLNTYRLEAELEGINLIIQNLDKPGVIGLIGSTLGDFQVNIADMHLSRTPVKDRAMSIIRIDEEAPASALEKLRQHPNILSVQQVRL, encoded by the coding sequence CGGAGTCGCACCAGGGTCACAGAAAAGATGCTCCAAAGGGCCGACAGGCTGAAGGTGATCGGCCGGGCCGGAACCGGGGTGGACAATGTCGATCTTCCCTCGGCCAGCGACAAGGGAATCCTGGTCATGAATACTCCGGGGGCCAATGCCATGGCCGCGGCCGAACATACCCTGGCCCTGATGCTGGCCCTGGCCCGGCACCTGCCCCAGGCGGCCCAATCCGTGCGCGAAGGCCGGTGGGAGAAAAAACGGTTTCTCGGGACCGAGATTTGTGAGCAGACCCTGGGCGTAATCGGTCTGGGAAGAATAGGTTCTATTGTGGCCGATCGGGCCATGGGGATGGGTATGGAAGTAATCGGCTTTGACCCCTATATCACTCCCGAAGCCGCAACTAAAATGGGGGTAACCTGGGTTGCCTTGGACGATCTCCTGGCCCGGAGTGATTTTATCACCCTCCACACCCCCCTGACCAAGGAGACGGACCGGATCATCAACCGGTCGGCCATCGCCAGAATGAAGCCTGGCGCCCGGATCATCAATTGCGCCCGGGGCGGTTTGATCGATGAAGAGGCCCTTTACGAAGCACTCCAGGAGGGGCATATCGCCGGCGCAGCCCTGGATGTCTTCTCTTCCGAACCTCCGGTCAACCATCCCCTGGTGGCGCTTTCAAACGTGATTGCCACCCCCCACCTGGGGGCTTCCAGTATACAGGCCCAGACCAATGTGGCCCGGGCTATTGCCACCCAATTGATCGACTATCTCCTGCGGGGGGTTATTCGAAATGCCGTAAACTTTCCCAACATCGGCGCCAAGGCCTTTTACCCGTTGCGTCCCTATCTGATCCTCGCAGAAAAATTAGGGTCTCTCCAAGGGCAGTTGAGCACTTTTGTGGAAAGGTTGGAAGTTGAAACCAGCGGCCCGGATCTGGAGGGGCTGCCCTTGGAACCCATTACTCAGACGGTTATCAAGGGATTTCTGGAGCCGGTGTTGGCGGAAAAAGTCACCCCGGTCAATGCCCCGATTTTGCTCCAACGCCGGCAAATCGAACTGATCACGTCTTCCACCTCCGATACGGGCGGCTATTCGGGCATGATCATGGTCCGGGCCACGGGAAAGGGCCAAGTCTCATCGGCCCGGGGTACGGTTTTCCCCGGAGAAGGCCCCCGCCTTATCCTTCTCAATACGTATCGTCTGGAGGCCGAGCTGGAAGGCATTAATCTGATCATCCAAAATCTGGATAAGCCCGGAGTCATCGGATTGATCGGGTCTACCCTGGGTGATTTTCAGGTCAACATTGCCGACATGCACCTGAGCCGGACCCCGGTAAAGGATCGGGCCATGTCCATCATCCGGATAGACGAAGAGGCTCCCGCCTCCGCCCTGGAGAAGCTTCGCCAACACCCGAATATTCTTTCTGTGCAACAGGTGAGATTATAA